AttatacgaacacacaaagaatAACCTTAAAATACACAATTTCATATTCACTGacggttcaaaaattaattacacaatatcattcgccactacaacggagacagacgtcttgaaatacggcatactgcccccatattcatccgtcctcacctccgaaacaatcgccATCCTAGAAGCAATAGAACTTACTAAAAACCGAAGAGGCAAATTTATTATCTGTTCCGACTCCCTATCAGCAATAGACtcaattcaaaacacaaataataacaacttttacccaagcagaatacgatcgctaataacgcaacacgcacctaaaattaaaataatgtggattcctggccattcaggaataaaaggaaatgaactagccgatcaagctgcaaaatcagcaagcagtatgccacttatcctcaccccaaacataaataccacagatataaaaaaacaccttaaagccgaccttgcgacaaaacagaaagaacacataataaactgcagtccatggtaccaatctattaacacgaacacctcacacacatgcgattaCCTCAAACAATCTCACCCAAATTGGACCAGActcgaccaaataaaaataatacgacttcgactaggacacacaaacataacCCACCAACACTACCTAAATCCCAATTCAATACCAACTTGTCCATTTTGCCAAGGTGATATTTCTTTAAGCCACTTATTAAACTCATGCCCATCCCTCCTACAAGCCAAACACgatatatttaacaacaccaaccctctagaccttcttagcaaacccaatccagataacatacaaaaactcatacttttcctcaaaaaaactaaattataccacaaaatctaaaaacaaaactgaCAATTGTACATAACAAGCCAGCAATTAGTTACCAAATtagatattaactaaattaagatataataacattgtaaataaatatagctgtaagccccgtagctaatgctatactatctaagttagtctagttttgtaaactattctatcaatcataataaataaataaataaatattccgACTTATATTCGTTTTATAAAGACACCTTTACGACTGAAAGACTTGTATGTTTAGAAACGCAACAGTTTTTTAGGCTTGTGGACGAATCAGAATCACATTATTTATCTTTTTACATACTTTAACACGAATATAGTACACATCTTCATTAGACAGTATGAGAGGAAAGGACATGCAGATATTACAAGACGATTAATTACGTTATAATGTGCCAGCTTTTAAAGAAAATGAGGCATAAGTGGAGAGGCTACTGCACTGCTTCTTATATTAATCTTAAATTAAGGTAAACTTGTAGAATAACAGTTTGTGCACGAGCAACCTTAACTAAAACACAAGTAACTGGAGATTTTCGAATACTTTTTTGGTTAGACTGGTTTGTATATTCATATAAGGTATCAACAGAATTTTTTAAGGGTTCTTTATTTGTCACTTGATAACTTTAACAATTAAAACTATGAATTTTCATTGTTACTTATTTTCTCTTTCTCGCTCCTTCGCATGCAAGTGCTATGTACACAAAAATCTCAAACACAAGTTAGTAACTTAACCAAAATTAGACTGACTAAAGAGGGGTAGAAGGTAAAGAAAAACCTGATAGACACACGTGAAGATAGAAACGGACAAAGCAAGGACCAAAAACAGTAGCAGCAGATAATATCAGAATTCAATCTGAAGCTTAATCAATTAGGTATGCCCAGACCCTGCTGGAACCCTAACGTCTCATGCTGCTTCTTCACCTCGTCCTGCATGTCTAGGGCCAGCTTTTTGTACTTCTCCGCTTCCTTTTCGTTCTTCTCGATCCCATCGCCCCGGGCGTACATCTGGCTAAGATTAGCGCACGCATACATGTTGCGGAGCTCGCAAGCCTTGTGTGCAAACTGGAAAGCCTTTTTCATGTCTTTTAGTACAATATAGTCGGAGTCCTTTAAAGGCGATTTTCCGGCGGGCAACGATGATGTACCACTTCCGGAGGATGCAGTGACAGCACTCTGATCCGCCTTCTTTTGCACTCCCGAGATGTGCATGCCGGAGAGATAAAAGCAGGCAGTGGCGTTGTTCAAGTCGCAGCTTTTGGTCAGGAACTCCACGCCCTGCGGGAGTTgtaaaattgtaattaaacaaataaaatttaaacacTTTTCTGCTGGGGTCATATGgaacagttttaaattattaatggACAGAATACGACTACGGAAATGTATTCATACATAtagacatatatatatagatatatatattcattggAGCATAATCAGAAAATTACAATTAAACGTTCAATTATCTGGACACGATCCGAATGACTTATGATTTTAAGGATTAAATGAGAAACAGGTGGGGGAAATGAGATCATGTGCTGTTGCACGTAGGTGCACTCTACGAAAATTGATCAGTTCCAAGAGCTAGCTTTTTATTGATGGCTTGGGACCTTTACCTTGGGCACATTCCAGTCGATCTCCTTAGGCATGGACTTTGAAACTAGCAGCAGGCCGGAGTGGAGACAGGCGTCCGAGTCGTTTAAGTTACAGCCCTTCTCGTAGTACTCGTAGGCCACTTGTGGATCCCCCTTGCTGCCGCTCTTGCCTTTTCCAAGAAAACTGTAGTTGCCGTATTTGCAGCAGGATTTTGCGTAACCATAGTCGTCGCATGTTGACTTGTACACCTTGGAGGCCTTTTCAAAGTCTTTCTTAATGCCTTCCAAGTAGTCGCCCAGCAAGTGGCACGCTGCAATGCAGAACGCCAGTTAGTTAACTCATAGATGCAATGTCTTCAAGCCCCGCGATTTGTGCTCCCGCACATCGGAGGTTATAGACCGCAATTGTTTTTGTCGCCGGTGCTatcgctgccgccgccgcacTCACCTTCCGGCTTCTTCTCGGAATAGCACCCGAATCTATATTCCACGCCCAGCTTGTCAACGTACTCCTTCACGTCCGACTCCTTCTTCAGGTTATAGGCCATGGTCAGCGATATTTAATAGATAACAagcaaaaattattattttatgctTCTTGCGGACCCCAGCGTGCTCCAGTGTTAGTAACGTGCAAAACATCGATTTATCGACCATACATTCGATGGTTTTGTTGATATCGATGTCAGGCTATGCATCGATGTTTTGCTCATAATCAAAACAtggtttcatttaaaattttcGCTTAACTGTATTCTTTTTCTGTCATGTCTGAATGCGCCGACATTGAGTTCTCGGCCTTGCTTGAGACCGCAGTGTGCCCAGATACGTATCTGAGGCCGAGTGCCATTCCAATAGTGCTGGTAGACAGCCACACTGGCGGTCTCGTAAAAATCTAATCTTTTCATTTacctcttgttttttttttttgtttttccgtGTCCTCTCTGAAAACTGATGCGTATCCAGGTAAGACACCTAGCTATTGGGTAACCACAATGAGCTCGAGAAGAACGAGGAACGGCCCCACGCTTAATTTCAAGGCGGTGCTGCTGGGCGAAGGTACGTTTAGCAGCCAAACAAACCTAATTATTAGTTCCTGAAAGATTAAACCCCTTAATTGCAGGTTGTGTAGGCAAGACGTCGCTGGTGCTGCGCTACATGGAAGACCGGTTCAATTCCCAGCACCTTAGCACCCTGCAGGCTTCCTTTGT
The Drosophila mauritiana strain mau12 chromosome X, ASM438214v1, whole genome shotgun sequence DNA segment above includes these coding regions:
- the LOC117147656 gene encoding cytochrome c oxidase assembly factor 7 homolog translates to MAYNLKKESDVKEYVDKLGVEYRFGCYSEKKPEACHLLGDYLEGIKKDFEKASKVYKSTCDDYGYAKSCCKYGNYSFLGKGKSGSKGDPQVAYEYYEKGCNLNDSDACLHSGLLLVSKSMPKEIDWNVPKGVEFLTKSCDLNNATACFYLSGMHISGVQKKADQSAVTASSGSGTSSLPAGKSPLKDSDYIVLKDMKKAFQFAHKACELRNMYACANLSQMYARGDGIEKNEKEAEKYKKLALDMQDEVKKQHETLGFQQGLGIPN